Proteins encoded in a region of the Acidimicrobiales bacterium genome:
- a CDS encoding WXG100 family type VII secretion target, which yields MAGDMLVMSKSQMEQLAATFGQQSQAVQDVIRAIQGGVDGTTWQGSRADRFRQLWDTEFRPNLVNLVDTLGEHSAFIGRELQAGVTALDTV from the coding sequence ATGGCAGGCGACATGCTGGTCATGAGCAAGTCACAGATGGAGCAACTGGCCGCGACATTCGGTCAGCAGAGCCAGGCGGTGCAGGACGTGATCCGGGCGATCCAGGGCGGTGTCGATGGCACCACCTGGCAGGGCAGTCGGGCCGATCGGTTCCGCCAACTGTGGGACACCGAGTTCCGGCCCAACCTGGTGAACCTGGTCGACACCCTGGGCGAACACTCGGCCTTCATCGGCCGTGAACTCCAGGCCGGCGTCACCGCCCTCGACACCGTCTGA
- a CDS encoding enoyl-CoA hydratase-related protein has translation MSSDPSELITVEEAAPFVRYVTLNRPEKRNAISTPLRTQLFDVLHAHDHDDDVRVSIVRGAGVCFSSGYDLGSALMEDPPYPSAPGDGQWARQATDGWFSIWDLAKPVIAQVHGYAMAGATELASACDLVYVADDAKISYPVVRVASPPDWQYHEPLMGMRHAMETMLTGDAIDGVEAARMGWANRAYPADRLDAEVLAVAERIAGVATDLSQILKRMVHRQFDVQGGRAAMRAGQEFQALAGHQASVEAFRADPLAAVKRAAAQ, from the coding sequence ATGAGCAGTGACCCGAGTGAACTGATCACGGTGGAGGAGGCGGCGCCGTTCGTCCGCTACGTCACCCTGAACCGGCCCGAGAAGCGCAACGCGATCTCGACGCCGTTGCGCACCCAGCTGTTCGACGTGCTCCACGCCCACGACCACGACGACGACGTGCGCGTGTCGATCGTCCGGGGCGCCGGAGTCTGCTTCTCCTCCGGCTACGACCTCGGCAGCGCGCTGATGGAAGATCCGCCGTATCCGTCGGCGCCCGGCGACGGCCAGTGGGCCCGTCAGGCCACCGACGGATGGTTCTCGATCTGGGACCTGGCCAAGCCGGTGATCGCCCAGGTCCACGGCTACGCCATGGCGGGCGCCACCGAGCTCGCATCGGCCTGCGACCTCGTCTACGTCGCCGACGACGCGAAGATCTCCTATCCCGTGGTGCGGGTGGCGTCGCCGCCCGACTGGCAGTACCACGAGCCGCTGATGGGCATGCGCCACGCGATGGAGACCATGTTGACCGGCGACGCCATCGACGGTGTCGAGGCGGCCCGCATGGGGTGGGCGAACCGGGCCTACCCCGCCGACCGTCTCGATGCCGAGGTGCTCGCCGTGGCCGAGCGAATCGCCGGCGTGGCCACCGACCTGTCGCAGATCCTCAAGCGGATGGTGCATCGCCAGTTCGACGTGCAGGGTGGGCGCGCCGCCATGCGCGCCGGCCAGGAATTCCAGGCGCTGGCCGGCCATCAGGCGTCGGTCGAGGCCTTCCGGGCCGACCCGCTGGCCGCGGTCAAGCGCGCCGCGGCCCAGTAG
- a CDS encoding zinc-binding dehydrogenase — MKALRFSRKEARYAAAMVASRFRPGSGAAVGPLDLIDDDPPEIPAAGWQRVYPRLTGICGSDLSTIDGHSSRYFEDFVSFPFVPGHEIVGDMADGRRVVIEPVLGHAARGFELPFPGAAPGDGNDYRHLTCGHLEPGIQIGFCESTGGGWATEFIAHDSQLHDVPEWMSDELAVTIEPVAGGVHAALRAGVTDGDTVAVIGAGPMGLVTVAALRHLTDPGSIVVGAKYPAQRELAAEFGADVITAPGELTRAVRRATGSFMIGERLSGGADVVIDAVGSEASITQAIGLCRPRGRVVLLGMPGHVAIDLTPLWHRETELVGAYTYGTETTRDGRTASSFALALELAGKVAFDRMISATYPLDRYVDAIDHAANAGGRGAVKIAFDLRDEKRRGLPGG; from the coding sequence GTGAAAGCCCTCCGCTTCAGCCGCAAGGAAGCCCGCTATGCCGCGGCGATGGTGGCATCCCGCTTTCGTCCGGGTTCGGGTGCCGCAGTCGGCCCACTCGACCTGATCGACGACGACCCGCCGGAGATCCCGGCCGCCGGCTGGCAGCGGGTCTACCCGCGACTCACCGGCATCTGCGGCAGCGACCTGTCGACCATCGACGGGCACAGCTCCCGCTACTTCGAGGACTTCGTCTCGTTCCCGTTCGTGCCCGGTCACGAGATCGTGGGTGACATGGCCGACGGTCGCCGTGTGGTCATCGAACCCGTGCTCGGCCACGCCGCCCGCGGCTTCGAACTGCCCTTCCCCGGCGCCGCACCCGGCGACGGCAACGACTACCGCCACCTCACCTGCGGTCATCTCGAACCCGGCATCCAGATCGGCTTCTGCGAGAGCACCGGCGGTGGTTGGGCCACCGAGTTCATCGCCCACGACAGCCAACTCCACGACGTGCCCGAATGGATGAGCGACGAGCTCGCCGTCACCATCGAACCCGTCGCCGGCGGCGTCCACGCGGCCCTGCGAGCCGGCGTGACCGACGGCGACACCGTCGCGGTGATCGGAGCCGGTCCGATGGGCCTGGTCACGGTCGCCGCCCTGCGCCACCTGACCGATCCGGGTTCGATCGTCGTGGGTGCGAAGTATCCGGCGCAGCGCGAGCTGGCCGCCGAGTTCGGCGCCGACGTGATCACGGCGCCGGGTGAGCTCACCCGCGCCGTGCGGCGGGCCACCGGCTCGTTCATGATCGGCGAGCGTCTCTCGGGCGGGGCCGATGTCGTCATCGACGCCGTCGGGTCCGAGGCGTCGATCACCCAGGCGATCGGGCTCTGTCGACCCCGTGGCCGCGTCGTGCTGTTGGGAATGCCCGGTCACGTCGCCATCGACCTCACCCCGCTCTGGCATCGCGAGACCGAGCTCGTCGGCGCGTACACGTACGGCACCGAGACCACCAGGGACGGCCGTACCGCGTCCAGTTTCGCGCTGGCGCTCGAACTCGCCGGCAAGGTGGCCTTCGACAGGATGATCTCGGCCACGTATCCCCTCGATCGCTACGTCGATGCGATCGATCACGCCGCGAATGCCGGGGGACGCGGGGCCGTCAAGATCGCCTTCGACCTCCGTGACGAAAAACGACGCGGTCTTCCCGGCGGCTAG
- a CDS encoding Gfo/Idh/MocA family oxidoreductase, protein MTPVTGPIRWGIAGTGGIAASFVSDFARLDTGNSEIGAVGSRSRASADAFAATHGIPRAHGTYEELAADPEIDIVYVAGIHPVHAEQAVMFLDAGKHVLVEKPLALDAGEVDTMIAAAERNDRFLMEAMWMRFNPAHVEMVRRIEAGAIGEVRRVIADFSFALPFDADHRLWDRRKGGGALLDLGIYPLTLAWWLLGPPTSVDATGHVADTGVDDEVAMLCGWEGGATALLTAGLRLDGTLAARIEGTKGTIELPLPAHCTDRMTLRYAGESEEITAEPAGLHHQVVEVHRCLRAGERESPRMPWATSRAVIERFDAIRATLGVRYGAD, encoded by the coding sequence ATGACACCCGTGACCGGACCGATTCGCTGGGGCATCGCGGGCACCGGCGGCATCGCCGCGAGCTTCGTCAGCGACTTCGCCCGACTGGACACCGGCAATTCCGAGATCGGCGCCGTCGGCTCACGGTCGAGGGCATCGGCGGACGCGTTCGCGGCGACGCACGGGATTCCCCGGGCCCACGGCACCTATGAGGAGCTCGCCGCCGACCCCGAGATCGACATCGTCTACGTCGCCGGGATCCATCCCGTCCATGCCGAACAGGCGGTGATGTTCCTCGACGCCGGCAAGCACGTGCTCGTCGAGAAACCGCTGGCGCTCGACGCCGGCGAGGTCGACACCATGATCGCGGCCGCCGAGCGGAACGACCGCTTCCTGATGGAAGCGATGTGGATGCGCTTCAACCCGGCCCATGTGGAGATGGTTCGGAGGATCGAGGCCGGGGCCATCGGCGAGGTACGGCGGGTCATCGCCGACTTCTCGTTCGCCCTGCCGTTCGATGCCGATCACCGACTGTGGGACCGCCGCAAGGGCGGCGGCGCACTGCTCGACCTCGGAATCTATCCGCTCACGCTCGCGTGGTGGCTGCTCGGCCCGCCCACCTCCGTCGATGCAACCGGCCACGTGGCCGACACCGGCGTCGACGACGAAGTCGCCATGTTGTGCGGCTGGGAGGGCGGCGCCACGGCGCTGCTCACCGCAGGCCTGCGGCTCGACGGCACGCTGGCGGCACGCATCGAGGGCACGAAAGGCACGATCGAGCTCCCGCTCCCCGCCCACTGCACCGACCGGATGACGCTGCGCTACGCCGGCGAGAGCGAGGAGATCACGGCCGAGCCGGCGGGTCTGCATCACCAGGTCGTCGAGGTGCATCGATGCCTGCGAGCCGGCGAGCGGGAGAGCCCCCGGATGCCATGGGCGACGAGTCGCGCGGTCATCGAACGCTTCGATGCCATCCGCGCCACGCTCGGCGTGCGCTACGGCGCCGATTGA
- a CDS encoding LLM class F420-dependent oxidoreductase, whose translation MKLGFGLDLYRAATLEVPVERVKLVESLGYHSVWTAEAYGCDAMTPLAYLAAHTSRIKLATGIVQIAARTPAATAMQAMTIDALAGGGRVIIGLGVSGPQIVEGWYGQPWGSPVNRLRDYVAIMRKVIAREEPVTHDGAEISLPFTGPGSIGQGKPLKSILHPAGDIEIWIAAGAPLNTALAAEICDGWLPMGYGADGWDIHGPNLEKGWARRGGRPEDFDIMGGITIEITDDVQAAIDAKKPLTGMYVGGMGSESKNFHKDAMARRGFPEAAERIQELWLAGRKDEAIAAVPDEYIDAGALFGPVDRVRSRWHEVIPPGVNGLTVRTDSDEGLAVAAEMAGTRDEGAAE comes from the coding sequence ATGAAGCTCGGATTCGGACTCGACCTCTATCGCGCCGCCACTCTCGAGGTGCCGGTCGAACGGGTGAAGCTCGTCGAGTCGCTGGGCTACCACTCGGTGTGGACGGCCGAGGCCTACGGCTGCGACGCCATGACGCCGCTGGCGTATCTCGCAGCCCACACCAGCCGCATCAAGCTGGCCACCGGCATCGTGCAGATCGCGGCCCGCACCCCGGCGGCCACGGCCATGCAGGCGATGACCATCGACGCGCTCGCCGGCGGGGGGCGGGTGATCATCGGTCTCGGCGTGTCGGGTCCGCAGATCGTCGAGGGATGGTACGGCCAGCCCTGGGGTTCGCCGGTCAACCGGCTTCGTGACTATGTGGCCATCATGCGCAAGGTGATCGCCCGGGAGGAGCCCGTCACCCACGACGGCGCCGAGATCTCGCTGCCGTTCACCGGTCCCGGGTCGATCGGGCAGGGCAAACCGCTCAAATCGATCCTGCATCCGGCCGGCGACATCGAGATCTGGATCGCGGCGGGCGCGCCGCTCAACACCGCGCTGGCCGCGGAGATCTGCGACGGCTGGCTGCCCATGGGCTACGGCGCCGATGGCTGGGACATCCACGGGCCGAATCTCGAGAAGGGATGGGCCCGCCGCGGTGGTCGACCCGAGGACTTCGACATCATGGGCGGGATCACGATCGAGATCACCGACGACGTGCAGGCGGCGATCGACGCCAAGAAGCCGCTCACCGGCATGTACGTGGGCGGCATGGGCAGCGAGTCGAAGAACTTCCACAAGGACGCCATGGCCCGCCGCGGGTTTCCTGAGGCGGCCGAGCGCATCCAGGAGCTGTGGCTGGCGGGCCGCAAGGACGAGGCGATCGCGGCGGTGCCCGACGAGTACATCGATGCCGGCGCCCTCTTCGGTCCGGTCGACCGCGTCCGGTCCCGCTGGCACGAGGTGATCCCGCCGGGGGTGAACGGTTTGACCGTGCGCACCGACTCCGACGAGGGGCTGGCGGTCGCGGCCGAGATGGCCGGAACCCGAGACGAAGGAGCAGCCGAATGA
- a CDS encoding MFS transporter, with product MTESPLLDNRLLGEGRRPVVVAVMSLIAIASYNNLSATAALPDIGDDLGDIGLLPFVITLELLTSAVAVLAAGAVVDSLGARRVYRVATVGFVVMSLTVAAAPTMPLLLAARAVQGIFAGALMTVGVASIGLAIPARLRPKAFAFTSSVWGVMGVAGPAIAAIFVATVGWRAIFVVNVPVTVIAAALGWHRIPDRQDGAPAHRVDRVGLALVAAITTAALALATYSPVVIAIALATLALAVPLYVRWAHRTPDPVVRLPHLLEPRYRTVHVTSMAVLAGGVGANSFLPLYLRTTRGQSTGVAAFGVMFLTVGWTASAYVASWLQERWRGEWVSLLGSAIATTAVVFTAACVHLDAPVPVVYAAFFSLGAGVGMVTSTGAALLQSRTRPAEMGRVTGAHQFLRTIALTLGIAAVGAITLAVVDARTGDIESVRDLLSGDDVAVPVDLLDSISDGYAIAIAALAVVVAASIPSALRLVRTRDQALASAP from the coding sequence GTGACAGAGAGCCCGCTGCTGGACAACCGCCTCCTCGGCGAGGGCCGCCGACCGGTCGTGGTGGCGGTCATGTCGCTGATCGCGATCGCGTCGTACAACAACCTCTCGGCCACCGCCGCCCTGCCCGACATCGGCGACGACCTCGGCGACATCGGGCTGCTCCCCTTCGTCATCACGCTCGAGCTGCTCACCTCGGCCGTCGCCGTGCTCGCCGCAGGCGCGGTCGTCGACAGCCTCGGCGCCCGCCGGGTCTATCGCGTCGCGACCGTCGGCTTCGTGGTCATGTCGCTCACCGTCGCCGCCGCCCCGACCATGCCCCTGCTGCTGGCGGCGAGAGCCGTGCAGGGCATCTTCGCCGGTGCCCTCATGACCGTCGGCGTGGCCAGCATCGGCCTCGCGATCCCTGCCCGGCTGCGACCGAAGGCCTTCGCGTTCACGTCCTCGGTGTGGGGCGTGATGGGCGTCGCCGGCCCCGCGATCGCTGCGATCTTCGTGGCCACGGTGGGTTGGCGGGCGATCTTCGTCGTCAACGTGCCGGTGACGGTGATCGCCGCCGCGCTGGGATGGCATCGCATCCCCGACCGCCAGGACGGCGCGCCGGCCCACCGCGTCGACCGGGTCGGGCTCGCCCTCGTGGCCGCCATCACCACGGCGGCCCTCGCGCTGGCGACCTATTCGCCGGTGGTCATCGCCATTGCGCTGGCCACGCTCGCGCTCGCCGTCCCGCTCTACGTCCGCTGGGCGCACCGCACGCCCGACCCGGTCGTTCGTCTCCCCCATCTGCTCGAACCCCGCTACCGCACGGTCCACGTGACTTCGATGGCGGTGTTGGCCGGGGGCGTCGGCGCGAACTCGTTCCTCCCGCTCTATCTGCGCACGACCCGAGGCCAGAGCACCGGGGTGGCCGCCTTCGGCGTGATGTTCCTCACCGTCGGTTGGACGGCCAGCGCCTATGTCGCGAGCTGGCTGCAGGAACGATGGCGTGGCGAATGGGTGAGCCTGCTGGGATCGGCCATCGCCACCACCGCCGTCGTGTTCACGGCCGCGTGCGTCCACCTCGACGCACCCGTTCCGGTGGTCTACGCAGCGTTCTTCTCGCTGGGGGCCGGCGTCGGCATGGTCACCTCGACCGGCGCCGCGCTGCTCCAGTCGCGGACGCGCCCGGCCGAGATGGGTCGCGTCACCGGCGCCCACCAGTTCCTGCGCACGATCGCCCTCACGCTCGGCATCGCCGCCGTGGGTGCGATCACCCTCGCCGTCGTCGACGCCCGCACCGGCGACATCGAATCGGTGCGAGACCTGCTCTCGGGCGACGACGTCGCCGTGCCCGTCGACCTCCTGGATTCGATCAGTGACGGTTACGCGATCGCGATCGCCGCGCTGGCCGTTGTGGTGGCCGCCTCGATCCCGAGCGCGCTGCGCCTCGTGCGCACCCGGGACCAGGCACTAGCATCCGCCCCGTGA
- a CDS encoding FtsK/SpoIIIE domain-containing protein, with product MRIVHRAAGGDRVVEIDIDDPTRTVGDLVTALTPETGSASTGSASTRSPFEPVIDGAPVTSDVPLSAVTICEGSVVDTTAEPATTTPPARTVVVIGGIRAGVAVGADGSLTIGRDDGCDLCVDDAAMSGPHLLLREGRLRDLGSRNGTAVEGHPLLGSVELAPGAVVRAGTSRLAVRAHCDDRPAAVVHGLGARGGTIPFNRPPRVVPMAEATPLGVPASAPAPPAGEPLSIAGIVLPIVAGAVVAVLFSPFMAVFAALGPVLTIGTWWERRRRSRRAHRRAVADVEAAMGALDGQIGIARDHEILRRRALHPDPAEVVRRAEQPSVRLWERRPDHLDAFSVAIGVADEPFSVPLHPSDGDVAAPEAVAMVAAAPPMPDVPVAVDLSPGRVVGLVGDRSATMAVARSLLLQMATHHGPADLSVLVAADHTIDWRWATWLPHTADHATGRRGVALLQTLEVSAAVGLMTGGDDRACLVLLDGDDPFQGRGTVGRSALARPSTAAVVLVSDEHRLPARCDLVVRADALGRLTLTDPRRAERGRPVLGWGVSAAVAEHGARRLARLDDPELPIAGAGVPAAAPLLRLLGISGDDIGEIERRWRQADGTAHLHTPIGSDGEGVVELDFVADGPHVLVGGTTGSGKSELLRSIVAGVAATADPDHVAMVLVDYKGGAAFDCCAELPHVAGLVTDLDAELAARALRCLEAELRHRERRLRAVGADDMASFRAATAGDAAAEPLPRLLVIVDEFASLAADLPDFLSSLVGVAQRGRSLGVHLVLATQRPAGVVTDDIRANTGCRVALRVTDRGDSIDVIGSPDASAIPRDRPGRAVVRFGPGDLVPFQAAFVTGHADQRAGVVVHTGPDRVVDDGTPTDLRRLVGTIVGAHEARGGRRTRSPWPAPLPDDLRRDDRRAAAPGQWFLVDCPDEQCRRDEGWTLDDGHLVVIGGPGAGTTTTLATAALAVTRGQGTDAPHVHVLDLDSGALTALADLPSTGTVVGPSDGVRRHRLVRWLDDEVGRRRGAGIGIDDPRILLVVDDLGGLARSHDPVREPAIHDRFHRIWADGPAVGITVAVSLRRAADLPPALTATAGTVLIQRGTDQSDALRFGVKSSADRFPPGRAVRATDGAVIQVVRDGATVARAADGRRNDPLPRLPPHEVGELRPEIRWSEATPLVVLDGSTARLRFAVRDRDLALADLVLHRGEHAVVLGPPRSGRTTALATLARAAGAACIVVGRALADRSGLDAASPTDIEARLAAIEGPALVLVDDAVDLDDPTGILGRLATTPPAGVHLVVTGRADRFRSAYGHWAADIKSSRAGLLLRPDPIDGDLLGQQFPARLAPMPVPGRGMLVSDGVVELVQTVLPDDQSAP from the coding sequence ATGCGCATCGTGCACCGAGCGGCGGGCGGTGACCGGGTCGTCGAGATCGACATCGACGACCCGACCCGCACCGTCGGCGATCTCGTCACGGCGCTCACCCCCGAGACAGGGTCCGCATCGACAGGGTCCGCATCGACACGTTCACCCTTCGAGCCCGTCATCGACGGTGCTCCGGTCACCTCCGACGTCCCCCTGTCGGCGGTGACCATCTGCGAGGGCTCGGTCGTCGACACGACGGCCGAGCCTGCCACCACCACCCCTCCGGCCCGGACCGTCGTCGTCATCGGCGGCATCCGGGCCGGAGTCGCGGTCGGCGCCGACGGTAGTCTCACGATCGGTCGGGACGACGGCTGCGACCTGTGTGTCGACGACGCGGCGATGTCGGGTCCTCACCTCCTCCTTCGCGAGGGACGGCTCCGCGACCTGGGTTCGCGCAACGGCACCGCCGTCGAGGGCCATCCGCTTCTCGGCTCCGTCGAACTCGCGCCCGGTGCAGTGGTCCGGGCGGGCACCAGCCGCCTGGCCGTGCGTGCGCACTGCGATGATCGCCCGGCGGCGGTGGTCCATGGTCTCGGTGCTCGTGGCGGCACGATTCCGTTCAACCGTCCGCCTCGGGTGGTCCCGATGGCCGAGGCCACACCGCTCGGGGTGCCCGCATCGGCCCCCGCCCCACCGGCCGGTGAGCCGCTGTCGATCGCCGGCATCGTCCTTCCGATCGTGGCGGGCGCCGTCGTCGCCGTGTTGTTCTCGCCGTTCATGGCGGTGTTCGCCGCGTTGGGCCCGGTGCTCACGATCGGCACCTGGTGGGAGCGACGGCGCCGTTCTCGCCGCGCCCACCGTCGAGCGGTGGCCGACGTCGAGGCCGCCATGGGCGCGCTCGACGGGCAGATCGGCATCGCTCGGGATCACGAGATCCTCCGACGACGGGCGCTGCATCCCGACCCCGCCGAGGTGGTGCGCCGAGCCGAGCAGCCCTCGGTACGGCTGTGGGAGCGGCGCCCCGATCATCTCGACGCGTTCTCGGTTGCGATCGGTGTGGCCGACGAGCCGTTCTCGGTGCCGCTGCATCCGTCCGACGGCGACGTGGCGGCCCCGGAAGCGGTGGCCATGGTGGCCGCTGCGCCACCGATGCCCGATGTGCCGGTCGCCGTCGACCTGTCACCCGGACGGGTCGTCGGGCTGGTCGGCGATCGGTCGGCCACCATGGCCGTGGCTCGATCGCTGTTGCTCCAGATGGCGACCCATCACGGTCCCGCCGATCTCTCGGTACTGGTTGCGGCCGACCACACGATCGACTGGCGGTGGGCCACATGGCTACCCCACACGGCCGACCACGCGACCGGACGTCGGGGCGTGGCGTTGTTGCAGACCCTCGAGGTGTCGGCCGCCGTCGGGTTGATGACGGGTGGCGACGACCGGGCCTGCCTCGTCCTGCTCGACGGCGACGATCCGTTCCAGGGTCGCGGCACCGTCGGCCGATCGGCGTTGGCGCGGCCGTCGACGGCCGCCGTGGTGCTGGTGTCCGACGAACACCGCCTTCCGGCCCGATGCGACCTGGTGGTGCGGGCCGATGCCCTCGGTCGGCTCACCCTCACCGATCCGCGGCGGGCCGAGCGCGGCCGACCGGTCCTCGGCTGGGGCGTGTCCGCCGCAGTGGCCGAACACGGCGCCCGGCGCCTGGCCCGGCTCGACGATCCCGAGCTCCCGATCGCCGGCGCCGGTGTGCCGGCTGCGGCGCCACTGCTGCGACTGCTCGGCATCTCGGGCGACGACATCGGTGAGATCGAACGACGCTGGCGGCAGGCCGACGGCACCGCCCATCTGCACACGCCGATCGGGTCCGACGGTGAGGGTGTGGTCGAACTCGACTTCGTGGCCGATGGCCCCCACGTCCTCGTGGGCGGGACCACGGGGTCGGGCAAGTCGGAGTTGTTGCGTTCGATCGTGGCCGGCGTCGCGGCCACGGCCGATCCTGACCATGTCGCGATGGTGCTCGTCGACTACAAGGGCGGCGCGGCGTTCGACTGCTGTGCCGAACTCCCACACGTCGCCGGACTGGTCACCGACCTCGACGCCGAACTCGCGGCGCGCGCCCTGCGCTGCCTCGAGGCCGAGCTGCGTCATCGCGAGCGGCGGCTGCGAGCGGTAGGGGCCGACGACATGGCCTCCTTTCGGGCCGCGACGGCGGGCGATGCGGCGGCTGAGCCCCTGCCACGGCTGCTGGTGATCGTCGACGAGTTCGCATCCTTGGCCGCCGACCTTCCCGACTTTCTGTCCTCGCTCGTCGGCGTGGCCCAGCGGGGAAGAAGTCTCGGCGTCCACTTGGTGCTGGCCACCCAACGTCCGGCCGGCGTCGTCACCGACGACATCCGGGCGAACACCGGATGCCGGGTCGCGTTGCGGGTCACGGACCGCGGCGACTCCATCGACGTGATCGGTTCGCCCGACGCCTCTGCCATCCCCCGTGATCGCCCCGGGCGGGCCGTCGTCCGGTTCGGGCCCGGCGACCTCGTCCCGTTCCAGGCGGCGTTCGTCACCGGCCATGCCGACCAACGGGCGGGCGTCGTCGTGCACACCGGCCCCGATCGCGTCGTCGACGACGGTACGCCGACCGACCTGCGGCGTCTCGTCGGGACGATCGTGGGCGCCCACGAAGCCCGCGGCGGGCGTCGCACCCGCTCGCCGTGGCCGGCACCGCTGCCCGACGACCTCCGCCGCGACGACCGGCGCGCGGCCGCGCCGGGCCAGTGGTTTCTCGTGGACTGCCCCGACGAGCAATGTCGACGCGACGAGGGCTGGACACTCGACGACGGACACCTCGTGGTCATCGGTGGTCCCGGCGCCGGCACCACGACCACCTTGGCGACGGCGGCCCTGGCCGTCACCCGGGGGCAGGGAACCGACGCGCCCCACGTCCACGTGCTCGATCTCGATTCGGGCGCGCTGACGGCCCTGGCCGACCTGCCCAGCACGGGCACGGTGGTCGGTCCCTCCGACGGTGTGCGCCGGCATCGCCTCGTGCGCTGGCTCGACGACGAGGTGGGTCGCCGGCGTGGCGCCGGTATCGGGATCGATGATCCGCGGATCCTCCTCGTGGTCGACGACCTCGGCGGTCTCGCCCGGTCCCACGACCCGGTTCGAGAGCCGGCCATCCACGATCGTTTCCACCGGATCTGGGCCGACGGACCGGCCGTCGGCATCACCGTGGCGGTCTCGCTGCGACGCGCCGCCGACCTTCCGCCGGCCCTCACCGCCACTGCGGGCACCGTGCTCATCCAGCGGGGGACCGACCAGTCGGATGCGCTGCGGTTCGGGGTCAAGTCGTCGGCCGACCGGTTCCCGCCGGGGCGGGCGGTGCGGGCCACCGATGGGGCGGTGATCCAGGTCGTCCGAGACGGCGCCACCGTCGCGCGGGCCGCCGACGGCCGACGCAACGACCCGTTGCCGCGACTGCCACCGCACGAGGTCGGCGAACTTCGCCCCGAGATCCGATGGTCCGAGGCCACCCCGCTCGTGGTGCTCGACGGGTCCACTGCCCGACTGCGGTTCGCAGTTCGCGATCGCGACCTCGCACTCGCCGATCTGGTCCTGCACCGCGGCGAGCACGCGGTGGTGCTCGGACCGCCGCGGTCGGGGCGGACCACGGCGTTGGCCACCCTGGCCCGGGCGGCCGGCGCGGCGTGCATCGTCGTCGGCCGGGCGCTGGCCGACCGCAGCGGTCTCGACGCCGCCTCGCCCACCGACATCGAGGCTCGGCTGGCCGCCATCGAGGGTCCCGCGCTCGTCCTGGTCGACGATGCGGTCGATCTCGACGACCCGACCGGGATCCTCGGCCGTCTGGCCACGACACCCCCTGCCGGGGTGCATCTCGTGGTGACGGGGCGGGCCGACCGTTTCCGATCCGCCTACGGGCACTGGGCGGCCGACATCAAGAGCTCGCGGGCGGGTCTGCTGCTTCGCCCCGACCCGATCGACGGGGACCTACTCGGCCAGCAGTTCCCGGCCCGTCTCGCACCGATGCCCGTGCCCGGCCGCGGCATGCTCGTGAGCGACGGGGTCGTCGAGCTCGTCCAGACCGTCCTGCCCGACGATCAATCGGCGCCGTAG